The window TGACATTGTGCTGCTGAGCTAaaaatgctgctgctgctggaaaCCATGGACCACCTGCTAGTCAACAGAGCTAAGTGCCTCACTGAAATACCCACCGATCACAGAGGACCAcaagtttatttattttccccttaAAAGTGCTTTGAAATGGGTATGCCTTGAAGTCTTTTTCCTCCTGCGGATTCCACCACGTTCCCCATACAGTCCCAGCCACGGTCAACATCAGGGAGGGTCTAGAGAGACGTTAAGCTGTATGTTTGGCTCTGTCTTTACATTAATATCAACATTAAAAGCTTATGAAAACAGCAAGTCTTCAGTTTGGGGACCCAGGTCACCAAACATCGCTGTGAAGGTGTGTACACAACATCGCTGTGAAGGTGTGTACACAATATTTTATAGATGTGTACATAAGCAGGAAGGTTAAAGGGTAGAGAACGAGAAAGTGCCTTTGCGGTGACACAAGCCATTTGGTAACATGTTTACTCAAATGTCTCTGTAATCTTTGTTTGCGTGCTTTCATGTTTTGAATGATTTAAATGAAAATGTCCCCCTGTTTACGTCATTGCAATAACAATATCCATATCTATGAATTTGCCTTCTATTTGAGAGACAATATCAGATTTTTCTGTGGCAGGATCCCATGTCTGCTATCCAGGTCCCTCAAAAGTCCACTCAAAACCTTTTTCATGCAGTCTAGTTCTGGTCTTGCTGCATAACTAAAGTTACGCCTCTCCTATTTTAAACCTTTTGTTTCTCACATATCTTTCTATCTAGTATACACCAGTTGAAAGTAGAGCAGTTACCGTGGCGATGCCTGCTCCCACCATTGTCTTCCCAAAGCAAGCGACCGTGACCGTGGTCCAAGCAGACCGTCGCCCTCTGGAACAGACCAggtacatgtgttatttcatcctGAGAACAGGACTGTTCATGTCAAAAAGGCTTGAGAGCAAACCACCTCTTGAAAAATGTGCCAGTTTAACCAAGCCAGGATCGAGATTCTTCTAGAAAAGAAAATCCATCCTTCTTCAAGTGTTTAGAGTAGCTAAATGTAAATAAAGACTGTGTCGTAAGAACACGGCGTCTGTTCATTTTAAACGTTTCTCTTTCCCAGACCACACAGTCCCAGATCTCGCTTGTCCCGAAACTCCCTGGCAGGACCCATCACGACAGTCGGTGGGTACAATCAAATACTGAAAGGCTAAATATAGCCTCGTGTTAACAAAACGTACATAAGTCCATTGTTCAAAATGTGAGTTCCATTGTGATTTTTTTCTTCATAACATTGTATGGCTAATTTAATTCCATCTATTGAAATGTGTAAGTTTGGTCATCAGTGTCTGACAGCATAGAGAACTGGGGCCCTTTGTCCTTAGAAAAGCAGAGCCAGAGCTCTCAGCGCCGGGATGCTTCTGCTTTGATTACTATTGATGTTGGCTTGTTGCTCTGTTGctgagctcagagagaatgcTATTGGTTGTTGCCATTTGTCTCTTATTGTCTCTGTTTtaattacgtgtgtgtgtgtgtgtgtgtgtgtgtacatgtgtatcCTTCTCAGACAGTACTGGCAATGTGATAGACCTGGTGAAAGACCATCTGCCTGAGCTGCAGTTCTCGGAGGAGGACCGTCAGAAGAACCTGGTGCTACTGCAGGAGGCCAAGAAAGTCAGCGACCGCTTCCTGAGCCGCAGGGGCCGAAAGTCCCCCTGCAGCCTCTCTGAATCGCCCACAAGTGAGAGACACTCACTGGTTTACAGACTGGTATACAAGTGAAACAGGGAAATATACAAGTACTTTACGATAAGTCTTACtgtatagtatacagtatgtaagaCAGAGGCAGAAAGATGATACAGGAAATGTCACGTTATTAAGCTCTTCAGCTTAAGACCACTATTTACACAGTAGAGATTTAGTCACCTGTTGAAGTGTAGATTTGGTTTAACAATATTTTGACTCTTAACATTGGTTATGAAATACAGTGAGCAGCCAACAAACCCTCAGGTCTGCTAGCTGAATTGCGTAAGTGAGTCATTGTAATTGCTGCATTTTTCTATCTTGACTTCCGGAGTTATCTGAACATCACGTACGTGCCCTCATGCCTTCGTCTTGCAGCATTCTGAATGCACGCCAGATAAGTCCAGTCTTCCATCACGTAACAGACTACAGTAGCAGATATCAAATGAAGTCCCAATACCTATAGTTTTTATGTTGCGTTGTTATCTGGAAAGCGATGCTGATGCAGTATACTGTACTTTCATTGTCCAAACATAACACACGTGCATGTTGTATCCACAGGTCTTTCTCCTAACCACACACCATCCTCCTCACCTGTACCGTCCAGAAACAGCTCTCTTATCACAGCCCCTCAAATAGGTACGTCAATCTTTCTGTCTGTTAGAGAATATTCACTTTCTTCACTGGAGAGCATGAAAAGCCTtgcataaaaatacaaaaaaacacatttaattATACAGCTTTTTTTCGAAACCTTTTTCTTTCAGCTGTAGCCACAGAGGTGAACTATGCCCCATCATCGCCTGTCAGCCTGGTAAGACCAGTATGAATTTGTCTTATGCACTCAGTAATGGTGTTTTAACAGTATGTTGATGGGTGTTGTTTTGTGTTCCTCTCTGGCAGCGATTGGAGGTTCTGCCTGCGAGGGAGCAGGCTGATACCAGTACACCGGAGCATGAGGTAGCACAGCACTCTCACCACCACTCTCATTCTCAAGTGGCACCCTGGAACAGTTTAAAATACATGAAAGTACATGAAAATGCAATGCGTAGTTAGTAAAACCCTCATGAGTTTACACTCCAGAATAGCTATGCTCATAGCTATGTTGGGTACAATAATTCATTTACGGTAGAAAATGGTAAATGTTGACATTCTTGCACCTCCTCTCCAAGAAAATCCAATTAGTTTCTCCTGAATTGACAGTGTTTAAGGAattgtgatatttctgtttttagagcaCCAGGAGGTTGGTGGACTGGAAGCCCAATGAGAAGCGTAAGGTGTCCTCAGGCACCCTGGCTCCCCGCTACTCTGGCCCCCCGCCCCCCAGGGAGCCCAGTGGGGGCCAGAAGGAGAACTGTGACCCCCGGGTAACAGCTAAGAATTGCCCAGAACCAGTACTAGTCAATAAGCCAGAGGAGGGTCTGGTTCGAGCCCCCAACCAGTCCCCTGCCACTGGGGTGGCCAAGCCTGTCCCTCGGCCCCCCACTCAGCAGGTCCCCTGCACGGCAGAGATCAAGACAATCGGGGCCTTTCCTCCCCTCATGAGAGCTGTTTCCTGGGACACTGTTGGAACCCTCAACGCCAGGAATGGGGCACCAAGTCTCCCCCCTACAAACGAGGAAACCTTTGCCTTTCAAGACAAGGCCCGGGATGCCCTGCTCAAGTCCTCTGGGTACAAGGACTTCCCTGTACAGCCTGTCAACGTGCAGAAGCTGTCCAAAATAAGAGAGGTACGATGGGAGCCTTTTAACTACCGGGGCTCATCCCTTGACTTTCACCTGATAGCATTAATGGGACATTTATTGCATGTTTTGCGGGATTTAAGAGCCTTTTGGTAAATGCTAAAATCATGAGAGAGAATGTTTTGTTCTTGTAATGTTTTGGTCTTGTAAACATCTTTGTACGACACAGTTATTACATAATGAAAGCTCTTAAAAATCAAAATTTGCACTGTTCTTCTGTATACAGGAGAACAAGCTGATGCGGAACCAAAGCATTGTGGGGTCAAAGTTGGCAGACTTGAGTGAAACAGCTGAACAGGAAAGAGGTACTGTGTTACCCCGTGTCTGACCTGGAGAGGAGACAGTGCTGTTTGTAGTGCTGTGTAACAGACCATTGGAGTGGACAGTAGACTTTTATCTAGTGAGGGGGAAAGGAGTCAAGGCTCCCAGCTACGTCACAGGATGCGAGTCCTTACTGACCCCGAGAGATTTTCATTAGAACTGAGGGCACGTTCTGTTCTAAGTTTGGCACAGAGCTGCAGTTTATTGGCAACCTGAAATGTTATTTTTAGTTTGCACCAGCAGATGATGCGAGTGTTAACTAAAACATGAGAGAACCCAATCAGCTAAGATTGGTTTGCCCAAACTTTGAAAAGACATCAGTGAAGTAGTTTGTGATCCAAGAAAATTGCAGTACAATGTTGTTCAGAAGTAGGTCGATTATCAAAATAGTAATCTGatcatttaaataaattaggTTTTCCCATAGAGACCAGATTGCCACGTTGTAACTATCTAatggtcttgtgtgtgtgtgtgtgtgtgtgtgtgtgtgtgtgtgtgtgtgtgtgtgtgtgtgtgtgtgtgtgtgtgtgggggggctcCTGGTCCCTCTCTTCTGCCCCCTGCAGGGTCTGCTACTGATGAGGAGGCTAAAGAGAAGTCAGATGCCATGCCCAACATCTCAGACATCATGCTGAGGAAACTCAAACTGCACAGAGGGCTACCAGGCTGGTGGGTATCACAGTAGTTAGACTGACAGGGAATGACCTTTGACCAAATATTTTGGTATTTTCTACTTACATACTGAACCTATATTTCCTCTCTGATTATATTGTAGTGCACCTCCACTCACGGAAAAAGAAGTTGAGGTTAGTATCTACTCTGGAGAGTGTATTATACAACAGTAACAGTTTTATAGTGCATGTTCTCCCCCTGTCTGTGGCCTCATGAATGTAATGTACAGGaaacccctagtccctacccaTGATTGAGACTAATGGGAGCCTTAATGATTTCCTGTCTCTAAGGAGAAAATGCAAACATGGCTGTGTTGTTTGAGTGCAGAGCACTGGGCCTAGGCTATAGCCCCGCCTGCCCAGACACCGGTTCCTCCCAGGGGGATACATGTTGTGCACTAGGACAGTCGAAGTCACCGATTTCCTCTCAACGCTTGCCTCAGTACTCTGCGACGATGTTTGGGATTCTGCAGCAAAGACCGTTTGATCATGACAGCATGGCACCAGGAGTTCATCTGTCAGCTTCGCTGCACGTTATAGGCCCATCTCAGGCCTGGTAGCAAGCAGCACTGTCAACACACTGGCTAGTTGGTGCTCTATATGGCAGCTGGGTAGCCAGCTGGTGTAGTTGTGCTTTACATTACCACATACTGCACATTGCTAGCATAACAGTTATGTTATGTTAACATGttatcaaggatgatcagtgtTACATGTGTTTATTCAGTCCCATACTGTATTCATGTTTTCTTGGGCAGCACATTAATTGACCTGACCCCTCTGATCTACTTTGTGTGGCGGTCCAGTGAGTTGGTGGGTCTCAGTCCTTAATAATGGTATCTAATGTGTCCCTGGTGACGGTTTAATGAACATTGAACACAGTCATATCCTCCCCACAGAACGCGTTTGTTCAACTGTCGCTGGCGTTCCGGAACGACAACTACACTCTGGAGACACGGCTCAAACAGGCAGAGCGGGAGCGGACCCTGACCGAGGAAAACACAGAGAAGGAACTGGAGGAATTCAAAGGCTCTCTGAAGGTCAGCCTTTAGTGGGCCATGATGACAATAAATGAGTTGTGATTCACTTTCACTTATAAAAGACCTGTGTTTTGTTGCTGTTGCCTCCTCAGTGCACGGCACCACAGTGGAGTAACATGGAGCAGCGGGAGTCTTACCAGTGCCTCATAGAGACAGTAGCAGTACTGCACCGTCTAGCCACCAGGCTCTCCAGCAGAGCTGAGATGGTTGGAGCAGTCCGACAGGTACTGGAACGCAGgcataggataggataggatgggCCATCCACGGGGTACACTAATGATTTGAGGAAACCCATGAATGAGAGAAGAAAACATTGAGTGAAAGTGAAAAGACCTTTCCATGATCCACTGTCATGAGAAAAAGACTTTGGGATGTTCAGGGCCATGGGTATGTTTGTTTTAGGATAGATAAGATATGTTTATGAACGATTTAGCCTGATGTTATGCTTTTCCTCAGGTTATCGTTCACACCAAAGCCAACTCCAATAAATGACTAGGGAAGGACTCAGGGGTATGTCCGTTGTTAGACGTCACACAAGTCCCTTGTGATTTATAGACTAACAACATATTGCTGCTGAACCTAGACCTGACCCCAGACCTGACATGATGATGGCTTTCTACAGTGTTGGAGTCCCTCTCAAaatgttattctctctctctctctctctctgctgtgactGTATGGTTAACTCTTAGAACACTCTTAGAACAAAacatgctatctagaacctaaaagggttctttgtctgtccccataggagaaccctttaaagaacccttttttggttccaagtaaaaCGCTTTCCACAGACGGTTCTACACGgaacccaaaaagggttctcctatggggacagccaaagaacccttttggaaccctttgtgTGACAGGAGAAACGTATGAACAAGGCCACGGAGGTGATGATGCAGTATGTGGAGAATCTGAAGAGGACCTATGAGAAAGACCGCGCTGAGCTGATGGAGTTCAAGAAGCTGGCCAACCAGAACTCTAGTCGCTGCTATGGAGGATCCATAGACACTGGAGGTACACCTGCACAAACCCTTTATCTCCAGTGCATGATAGGGGAGTTGTTGCAAAATGTTGATGGACTTCAACTGcattctcctgtgttctctggtTAGATGATGGAGTCCCACGGCCATCCAGATCAATGTCGCTGACCCTGGGAAAGGTTGGTGCTGTAGTGTTGAACCGAGTGTTTCTACTGGGTTTGTTGTTGAGAGTATGCACTGGATTTGACTGGTTATATCAGGTTGACACTTCTCAATATATTTTTAAGGATAATCCCCCCCAACTGAACTCTCCCTCTATTTTCttcttccctctatctctcaacctctctctctcctttccaatTGTTCCTTATCAGGCTTTGCCCAGGCGGAGGGTCAGTGTTGCGGTGGTCCCCAAATTTAACCTCCTGAACATCCCTGGTCAGACCCCGGTCATGGCAGGACCCGGCCCCAGCGTTGCCATGGGACCCAGCCCCCAACCCACCATGGGCCAAGCACTTCCTGTCCTGGTATGTTTTCTACCCAATCACAACCTTCTCAGCCTGTCAACCTGACCAGATGATTAAGTGGTAATATCCTGTCTATTTAAGTTTATTAGTCTGCTTCATCTACATGCATGTTGTTTGTTCTTGTTAATTACAGTGTGAAGCCAACAGTATGAAAAGCAACTTTCCCACTGATACTACACAGCCAGCTATAGCTGAGAGGTATGTTCCTCCATCCTCTGTCATAATGTTGACCTAATGCATACCCacgaatatactgtacatactgtactcaGCACAATCTATCTCCTTGCCTGTATTGCCTGGTTCCCAAGGTCAGTTCACAGCGCTGTGAAACAATGGGCGATGCGGGGCCTTAATATATGTACACCCTTATCAGAAGACATCTTGTGCTGTATCAGAATATTTGCCTTATGTACTTGACCTTCAGGAAGTGTTCCCTGGGGAGTAGCTTGATTAATCATTGCCATCCGGATACCAGGGGCCATACACAGCAGATAACTGCACTACCCTTATGCAACTCCCAGATTGTCTATGCACCCAAAATAACTATGCAACATTCCATAAAAACCCAACTGCAGCTGGCTGATGGGCTATTCTGAGATGTAATCTAAACATTTGGGCTGGGGAGCTTGACAAAagccaggagagagggagagggagagggagagggagagggagagggagagggggagagggagagggagagggggagggggagagggagagatgcgcTCTCTTAGTTCGACCCATGCCAAAATCTCAGGATCTCTCAAAGCAAGAGAGACAATAACAACGTATCAAGTGTCTGCTCAGTAAAAGCCTGGGACATTTAAGAGTCCCCATGTACACATTTTGCCTTCGTACTTTTGTTTTTTACGCAAGCTTACCTGGCAGTGATGGTGCCATACACGCACGCTGCCTTTCAACTGCGTTCCAGCCTGTCCATTAACACAAGGCCACAGTGTTATGATGGAAAGCCTAATGACCATAATGCACTCCTCTCTCTCATAATGTCTGTTGGTAAAATGTTCTATGTGTTTTTTCCGCTATGAAACAATGCAGTGGAAAGACTGTGGCAGAGCAGGAAGCTGAGCAATCTGCCCCAGCCAAGCCCTCCATCAACCTAGAGGAGATCAGATCAGAGATCAAGGCAAAGATCGAGGAGGAGGCCTACAATAAAGGGTGTGACCCTTTTCTATGTACCCGCTCACCCTGAccacccacacacatacccacagtCACACACCCTGTGCACACTGACAGAAGAGTGGCTCAACActggctgtactgtactgacaTAATAGCCCCAGTACATAATAGAATATGAATACTCAAcgaaatatactgtacattcagtACAGTCAGCATTGCAATAAAGTTAAGTAgtttatacactaccgttcaaaagtttggggtcacgtaGAAAGGACAAGTatattgtttttgaaagaaaagcttttttttgtccattgaaataacatcaaattgatcagaaatacagtgtagacattgttgatgttgtaagtgactattatagctggaaatggcagattttttaatggaatatctgcataggcgtacagaggcccattatcagcaaccatcattcctgtgttccaatggcacattgtgttagcttatccaagattatcattttaaaaggctaattgatcattggaaaacccttttgcaataaagttagcacagctgaaaactgttgtgctaattaaagaagcaatacaactgtccttctttagactagttgagtatctggagcatcagcatttgtgggttagattacaaactcaaaatggccagaagcaaataactttcttctgaaactcgtcaatctattcttgttctgagaaatgaaagctattccatgcaagaaattgctaagaaactgaagatctggtacaacgctgtgtactactcccttcacagaacagcgcaaactggctctagccagaatagaaagaggagtgggaggccccggtgcacaactgagccagaggacaagtacattagagtgtctagtttgagaaacagacgcctcacaagtcttcaactggaagcttcattaaatagtacccgcaaaacaccagtctcaaagtcaacagtgaagaggcgactctgggatgctggccttctaggcagagttgcaaagaaaaagccatatctcagactggccaataaaaataaaatattaagatgggcaaaagaacacaaacactggccagaggaactctgcctagaaggccagcatctcggagtcacctcttcactgttgacgtttagactggtgttttgcgggtactacttaatgaagcaaaacattttttttttctttcaaaaacaaggacatttctaagtgaccccaaacttttgaatggtagtaatGTGCCACTGCTGTCTTGTGATACTTCCTCTACGTTCAGCTCATGTGCCTTTAATGAGAAAACAAGTGCAATGTTCCAAATACAGCTACCAAGAGGGACTGAAGAGAAGTAAAGAAGtcaaagaggtggaggaggaggaagaggaggagaaagtaGAGGAAAAGCCAGAAAAGAAGGCTGAAGGAAAAGGAAAAGAAATGAGCAGAAAAGAAAAGTTCAGCAGGTCATTTTCACTTCATGTAGATCAATTGTAAATGAATTATTATGTAGTTATACTAGCCGCTGTATAATGACTGGGTGTATAGCTTGAATTGTTCTGAATCCCCTCTCAATTTTGCCTTTACAGTAAGGTTGAAGAGGTCCTAGTTGTCCTTGACCGGCGTTGCCCCAAGATTTTCCGCCGTAACCAACTTCTCTGGATTGTTTTGA is drawn from Salvelinus fontinalis isolate EN_2023a chromosome 4, ASM2944872v1, whole genome shotgun sequence and contains these coding sequences:
- the LOC129852706 gene encoding inositol 1,4,5-triphosphate receptor associated 1-like isoform X1; its protein translation is MWSLCGAKQWRWYLSQEVTGSIPVSETQTPPVSPSQVFLQYECAPSLTVPTDTPPQSACVSHAAAHTEENVAGLRSEDPSCRDYCQSEARDCGSGQALLPGDCGKSQPSNPEDSAGSKASEPEESGRSNALQPTDIGCDLEHCGSFHSRALPTVLITGSDKEGGGHELYCFPWVQTEQQLEESPTQPTPAESPFFFPLTRPRAPQPPVMPVLPEEEEDSPEELDSSSSSPSTYTPVESRAVTVAMPAPTIVFPKQATVTVVQADRRPLEQTRPHSPRSRLSRNSLAGPITTVDSTGNVIDLVKDHLPELQFSEEDRQKNLVLLQEAKKVSDRFLSRRGRKSPCSLSESPTSLSPNHTPSSSPVPSRNSSLITAPQIAVATEVNYAPSSPVSLRLEVLPAREQADTSTPEHESTRRLVDWKPNEKRKVSSGTLAPRYSGPPPPREPSGGQKENCDPRVTAKNCPEPVLVNKPEEGLVRAPNQSPATGVAKPVPRPPTQQVPCTAEIKTIGAFPPLMRAVSWDTVGTLNARNGAPSLPPTNEETFAFQDKARDALLKSSGYKDFPVQPVNVQKLSKIREENKLMRNQSIVGSKLADLSETAEQERGSATDEEAKEKSDAMPNISDIMLRKLKLHRGLPGCAPPLTEKEVENAFVQLSLAFRNDNYTLETRLKQAERERTLTEENTEKELEEFKGSLKCTAPQWSNMEQRESYQCLIETVAVLHRLATRLSSRAEMVGAVRQEKRMNKATEVMMQYVENLKRTYEKDRAELMEFKKLANQNSSRCYGGSIDTGDDGVPRPSRSMSLTLGKALPRRRVSVAVVPKFNLLNIPGQTPVMAGPGPSVAMGPSPQPTMGQALPVLCEANSMKSNFPTDTTQPAIAESGKTVAEQEAEQSAPAKPSINLEEIRSEIKAKIEEEAYNKGYQEGLKRSKEVKEVEEEEEEEKVEEKPEKKAEGKGKEMSRKEKFSSKVEEVLVVLDRRCPKIFRRNQLLWIVLTLFLVTFLVVNVFTYFSDRYNNHGDMSAEKAMVQGKKKIFELNVGVQPKNPTPE
- the LOC129852706 gene encoding inositol 1,4,5-triphosphate receptor associated 1-like isoform X2, which gives rise to MEAMVSSALDAAELVRESQRRVSQVKERMESITQKMEEALTRAADTEGQLSALEARVTAKPQLPGPIGQTAQPDVEAIGRDRPRNPSPPEPVTESYSKSRWPLISGAIYSQTGGGSNSGRKSCDDSEAPCTDDNKRSQVQCPDFVPDQKHNSTSSDGPAPAFLGSIPVSETQTPPVSPSQVFLQYECAPSLTVPTDTPPQSACVSHAAAHTEENVAGLRSEDPSCRDYCQSEARDCGSGQALLPGDCGKSQPSNPEDSAGSKASEPEESGRSNALQPTDIGCDLEHCGSFHSRALPTVLITGSDKEGGGHELYCFPWVQTEQQLEESPTQPTPAESPFFFPLTRPRAPQPPVMPVLPEEEEDSPEELDSSSSSPSTYTPVESRAVTVAMPAPTIVFPKQATVTVVQADRRPLEQTRPHSPRSRLSRNSLAGPITTVDSTGNVIDLVKDHLPELQFSEEDRQKNLVLLQEAKKVSDRFLSRRGRKSPCSLSESPTSLSPNHTPSSSPVPSRNSSLITAPQIAVATEVNYAPSSPVSLRLEVLPAREQADTSTPEHESTRRLVDWKPNEKRKVSSGTLAPRYSGPPPPREPSGGQKENCDPRVTAKNCPEPVLVNKPEEGLVRAPNQSPATGVAKPVPRPPTQQVPCTAEIKTIGAFPPLMRAVSWDTVGTLNARNGAPSLPPTNEETFAFQDKARDALLKSSGYKDFPVQPVNVQKLSKIREENKLMRNQSIVGSKLADLSETAEQERGSATDEEAKEKSDAMPNISDIMLRKLKLHRGLPGCAPPLTEKEVENAFVQLSLAFRNDNYTLETRLKQAERERTLTEENTEKELEEFKGSLKCTAPQWSNMEQRESYQCLIETVAVLHRLATRLSSRAEMVGAVRQEKRMNKATEVMMQYVENLKRTYEKDRAELMEFKKLANQNSSRCYGGSIDTGDDGVPRPSRSMSLTLGKALPRRRVSVAVVPKFNLLNIPGQTPVMAGPGPSVAMGPSPQPTMGQALPVLCEANSMKSNFPTDTTQPAIAESGKTVAEQEAEQSAPAKPSINLEEIRSEIKAKIEEEAYNKGYQEGLKRSKEVKEVEEEEEEEKVEEKPEKKAEGKGKEMSRKEKFSSKVEEVLVVLDRRCPKIFRRNQLLWIVLTLFLVTFLVVNVFTYFSDRYNNHGDMSAEKAMVQGKKKIFELNVGVQPKNPTPE